The genomic DNA ATGGCGGTTGGAAAAAAACAGTTGGCTTATGTAATGTGCCGATTGGTCATAGAAAACAAGCGGCCGAAATGCTGGGAATTCCAGAAGAAGACTTATTCTTTAAATTTGCTGGAATTAATCATTTCCATTGGCACCGCGTTTGGGACAAAGAAGGACAAGAGCGAACACAAGAACTCATTGATTTAATTTACGGACCTAAGCAAGAGCAAGAAAGTCATTTGAAAAATATTTTTGATGCGCCGTTCCATTATGAACAGTTAAAAGATTTAGGAATGTTACCATGTGGTTATCATCGCTATTATTATATTGAAGATGAGATGTTGAGGCATTCCATCGAAGAGTATGAACGGGGCGAAACAAGAGCACAAGTGGTTAAAGAAACGGAAGGTCGTCTGTTTGAATTGTATAAAGATCCCAAACTAGATTACAAACCAAAAGAATTAGAAGAACGGGGCGGCACACACTATAGCGATGCAGCTTGTGAAATGATTGCATCAATTTATAATGATAAACGAACGGATATGGTTGTTTCTACTGAAAATAATGGGACAATTACTGATTTACCGTATGATTGTGTTGTAGAAGTATCTGGACCTGTGACAGCACATGGCCATGAACCTTACAACTGGGGGGCCTTTCCACCAGCAGCACGAGGAATTATTCAAAATATGAAAGCTATGGAAGAAACGGTTATTCGAGCAGCCATCAATGGTGATTACGGCGCAGCATTGCATGCTTTCACTATTAATCCATTAGTTCCTGGCGGCGTCATGGCGAAGACCTTGTTGGACGAATTATTAATTGCCCACAAATCGCATTTACCGAATTTTGCAGATGCGATTAATAAAATTGAAGAAACACAACCAGAAACAGTCACATATGTGGCCGAATTAATGAAAAGTAATTAAAAAATATCGCACGCTAAAGATTCGTTTAGTGTGCGATACTTTTTTTAGAATAGGAAGCAAAGGATTCCGTTTTTTTCTTGACAGTAAAATGATAGGTTTGTTGCCGGAACAGCCATTGAATACCAGAGTAAATTAAAATTTCAGCAATAATAAACGTCGAAAGTTTCTGTGCGGAAAGGAATAATAGCGTTAAAATTAAAAATAAGACGACACAGGTATAAAAAACATGTTGCAATTTTTTAGAATTGATAATCGTGATTTCTTTGGTATCTTCAGTAACTTCAATGCGCCGATAAAATTGGAACCAGCCTTCATAGAACGTTAAAACATCTCCAGGATCAGCCTCAATTTCAATAGGTACATTAGTAAAAAGTTTCCCTTGATGCACACCATTTTTATAAAATGTAAAATAGCGTAACGCGCCCCAAGCTGATGTTTTTCGTGTCAATGTAATCTTCATGGTTTTCACCTCCGTCTTTATTTTGCCATAGTTTCGGTAAAATTGTATCCTACTAAAGTCCGATTCTCTCATTTTAGGGTCAGAATTGACAAAAGAAAGCAGAGGTGTTAATGTGGGAGTAATTAAACGAGGAGGTATAATTGTATGTTGGCATCTATCAGAATTTGGATTGACTTTTTGACAAAATAAATTGAATAAATCTTATCAAAAAGTCTGAAATTAAAATTCATGGGTGGCGTGTGTACTTTTATACGAAACTACAAGGATAGCGATTAGGCTGTCCTTTTTTGCGTACCCAAGATTCTTTCGTTTCAGAAATGAAAGAAGAGGGCAAAATGAAAAAATTAAGTATTCATCTGAAAGAAGTAAGTATTCACTTTTCGG from Enterococcus faecalis includes the following:
- a CDS encoding 6-phospho-beta-glucosidase, whose amino-acid sequence is MTRGALKIATIGGGSSYTPELIEGYIKRKDELPIKEIWLVDIEAGKEKLEIVGAMAKRMIKAAGLDWEVHLTLDREAALKGADFVSTQFRVGLLDARIKDERIPLSHGVLGQETNGAGGMFKAFRTIPVILAIIDDMKRLCPDAWLVNFTNPAGMVTEAAIKHGGWKKTVGLCNVPIGHRKQAAEMLGIPEEDLFFKFAGINHFHWHRVWDKEGQERTQELIDLIYGPKQEQESHLKNIFDAPFHYEQLKDLGMLPCGYHRYYYIEDEMLRHSIEEYERGETRAQVVKETEGRLFELYKDPKLDYKPKELEERGGTHYSDAACEMIASIYNDKRTDMVVSTENNGTITDLPYDCVVEVSGPVTAHGHEPYNWGAFPPAARGIIQNMKAMEETVIRAAINGDYGAALHAFTINPLVPGGVMAKTLLDELLIAHKSHLPNFADAINKIEETQPETVTYVAELMKSN